One genomic region from Roseofilum reptotaenium CS-1145 encodes:
- a CDS encoding glycosyltransferase: protein MTEKEIKNQLIALLGQQQALADGVVDYCTKLKQAMEGENVQLTRQWVPWKEQGWLRALTWLWQESESWYGQWVIVQYTAAAWSKLALPILFIVVLQLLRIRQIRVAIMFHEVQGYPGNNLKAKIRSAIQVWTIRTAMEMSDHSIFNIDLEQLTWLPVASSQCTFIPVGSNMPEPGLMTLKSKAVPSQRYTKTVVVFGMTSVDITGDEVEAIAAAMSQTAKHIDSLCLVTLGRGSKEAEPELREALKDTNVEISVLGLLKPEEITQALMEADVMLFVRGEICSRKTTAIAGLSCGLPIVAYQGTETAHPIPEAGVLLVPTGDLQGLASALTQVLQNDKLWLDLHQRSLHIYQSHFAWDVIAQRFMETLKP from the coding sequence ATGACTGAAAAAGAAATAAAAAATCAGCTAATAGCTTTACTTGGACAGCAACAAGCCTTAGCGGATGGAGTAGTAGACTATTGTACAAAATTGAAGCAGGCAATGGAAGGAGAAAATGTACAGTTAACACGGCAATGGGTGCCTTGGAAAGAACAAGGATGGTTGAGAGCGCTAACCTGGCTATGGCAAGAAAGTGAGAGTTGGTATGGACAATGGGTAATCGTTCAGTATACAGCGGCTGCTTGGTCTAAATTAGCATTACCTATCCTATTCATAGTTGTTTTACAACTTCTACGAATTCGTCAGATTAGAGTTGCTATTATGTTTCATGAAGTCCAGGGGTATCCTGGAAATAATTTAAAAGCCAAAATTAGGAGTGCGATCCAAGTTTGGACAATTCGCACTGCCATGGAAATGAGCGATCACTCAATTTTTAATATCGATCTAGAGCAATTAACCTGGCTCCCCGTTGCTTCATCTCAATGTACATTTATCCCTGTAGGTTCCAATATGCCGGAACCGGGCTTGATGACACTGAAGTCTAAGGCAGTCCCTTCTCAGAGGTATACAAAGACGGTGGTAGTATTTGGGATGACTAGTGTAGACATTACAGGAGATGAAGTTGAGGCGATCGCTGCTGCGATGTCCCAAACTGCGAAACATATTGATTCATTATGTCTGGTGACTCTAGGAAGAGGTTCAAAAGAAGCTGAACCAGAACTTAGAGAAGCTTTAAAGGATACTAACGTGGAGATTTCCGTTCTAGGGTTACTCAAGCCAGAAGAAATTACTCAAGCGCTCATGGAAGCAGATGTGATGTTATTTGTACGGGGTGAAATTTGCTCTCGTAAAACCACGGCGATCGCCGGATTAAGCTGTGGACTTCCTATTGTGGCTTATCAAGGCACAGAAACCGCTCATCCCATTCCTGAAGCAGGAGTTTTACTCGTACCTACAGGCGATCTCCAAGGTTTAGCCTCTGCATTGACACAAGTCCTTCAAAATGACAAACTATGGCTAGATCTCCATCAAAGGAGTCTCCACATTTACCAAAGCCATTTTGCTTGGGATGTAATTGCACAGCGTTTTATGGAAACCTTAAAACCATGA
- a CDS encoding glycosyltransferase family 4 protein, translated as MISEKKRVLLVSSQPIQNPASLRLMAKHPKLDILVAYCTLPEEKLHTDSLQNNPEYITKSVFDIPLLEGYPWVYIPNRSPVPNLDRAFGLINPDLVKLVHDFDCCVVYGHNYVTFWMAIAAAKLAKKTLILSTDATYIEPISGGNWKIPIKKKVLPFLYNQIADAVLVLSTASKRFIHSLGVPEDRIFITPYVVDNDVIAETARNCSQGTMRSQWNIPEDATVVVFCAKFIPRKRPQDVIEAFAKANISNSYLLMVGDGPLADHLKAQTKELGIKDQVCFLGLVKYSNLPEVYASSNILAFSSEYEPYGLPVNEAMICGIPVVVSDRIGAGYDLVEEGKTGFTYPCGDIDALTAIFKQTLTQPDKLRAMGIAAKTRMETWSPRENVEGLVQAITKVTSLV; from the coding sequence ATGATTTCAGAGAAAAAACGGGTATTATTAGTTTCTTCTCAACCCATTCAAAATCCAGCATCCCTACGCTTAATGGCCAAACATCCTAAATTGGATATCTTGGTCGCTTACTGCACTTTGCCGGAAGAAAAATTACATACTGATTCACTACAAAATAACCCTGAATATATTACCAAATCCGTTTTTGATATCCCCCTCCTAGAAGGTTATCCCTGGGTTTATATTCCCAATCGATCTCCTGTCCCTAATTTGGACCGTGCTTTTGGTCTAATCAACCCTGATTTGGTTAAATTAGTCCACGACTTTGATTGCTGTGTAGTTTATGGCCATAACTATGTCACGTTTTGGATGGCGATTGCTGCAGCCAAACTAGCGAAGAAAACTTTGATTCTCTCTACAGATGCCACCTATATAGAACCCATTTCTGGAGGGAACTGGAAAATTCCGATTAAGAAAAAAGTTTTACCCTTTCTCTATAATCAAATTGCTGATGCTGTGCTTGTACTTTCTACAGCCTCCAAACGATTCATTCATTCATTAGGTGTTCCTGAAGACCGAATTTTTATTACTCCCTATGTTGTCGATAATGACGTGATCGCTGAAACAGCGAGGAATTGTTCTCAGGGTACTATGCGATCACAATGGAATATTCCAGAAGATGCCACTGTAGTTGTCTTCTGTGCAAAATTTATTCCTCGAAAACGACCTCAAGACGTTATCGAAGCCTTTGCCAAGGCGAATATTTCTAATAGCTATTTACTGATGGTTGGAGATGGCCCCTTAGCAGATCACCTAAAAGCTCAAACAAAAGAGTTAGGAATTAAAGACCAAGTTTGTTTTCTGGGTTTAGTCAAATATTCCAACCTTCCCGAGGTTTATGCTTCCAGTAATATTCTTGCTTTTTCCTCAGAATATGAACCTTATGGGTTACCTGTTAATGAAGCCATGATTTGTGGTATACCCGTAGTCGTCAGCGATCGTATCGGTGCAGGTTACGATCTTGTAGAAGAAGGTAAAACTGGCTTTACCTACCCCTGTGGTGACATTGATGCCTTAACAGCTATCTTTAAACAAACTCTGACCCAACCTGACAAGCTTCGAGCTATGGGTATAGCAGCAAAAACTCGAATGGAAACCTGGTCACCTCGTGAAAATGTTGAAGGTTTAGTACAAGCCATTACAAAAGTTACCTCATTAGTCTAA
- a CDS encoding glycosyltransferase family 4 protein, with translation MNSYRISLIHPTGNPNSREAALALAEGGFLHEIITTIAYNPSSSIADLLNRLPTNLREKISQELSRRTWIPPEGITMHCYPGWEILRVALVRTGLPRRFGLNNQQLTDWIYTSIDRQVSQSHLDGLHAIYAYEDGAATTFQEAKKRGIICLYDLPILFYQMSRDIQAQEAERFPDLAPALQATKEPEWKLRRKEEEVELADRIFVASSITRQSLLNFGVKSEKISVIPYGAPLDYFRPQPKPDDIFRALYVGRVEPRKGIHYLLKAWKNLRRLDAELCLIGVNEFPSGWLNKYQDMFRYIPPVPHYTLNQYYSSASVFIFPSLVEGFGLVILEAMACGIPVITTPNTAGPDIITDGVEGFIIPIRDSDALQEKIEWCIDNPVSLKAMGKAARIKAENSTWSQYRKTLQSQVSVVLS, from the coding sequence ATGAACAGCTACCGTATTTCCCTGATTCATCCTACCGGTAACCCTAACTCTCGTGAAGCTGCTTTGGCTCTAGCAGAAGGTGGTTTTTTGCATGAAATTATTACCACGATCGCCTACAATCCTAGTTCTAGCATTGCTGACCTTCTCAATCGACTGCCAACAAACCTCAGAGAGAAGATCTCTCAAGAACTCAGCCGGCGTACCTGGATACCCCCAGAAGGGATTACGATGCACTGCTACCCAGGGTGGGAAATTCTTCGAGTCGCCTTAGTTCGTACAGGTTTACCCCGTCGCTTCGGTCTTAATAATCAGCAATTAACTGACTGGATTTATACTTCTATCGATCGCCAAGTTTCCCAATCTCATCTGGATGGACTCCATGCTATTTACGCCTATGAAGATGGAGCAGCTACTACATTTCAAGAAGCAAAAAAGCGAGGGATAATATGCCTATACGATCTTCCGATTCTCTTTTATCAAATGAGTCGAGATATTCAAGCACAAGAAGCTGAACGATTCCCCGACCTAGCTCCAGCCCTACAAGCTACGAAAGAGCCTGAGTGGAAACTCAGGCGTAAAGAAGAAGAAGTTGAGTTGGCCGATCGCATTTTTGTTGCCTCCTCTATCACTCGTCAATCCTTACTCAATTTTGGTGTAAAGTCAGAAAAGATCAGTGTTATTCCCTATGGTGCGCCTCTAGACTATTTCCGTCCCCAACCAAAACCTGACGATATCTTTCGTGCTCTCTATGTCGGTCGTGTTGAACCTCGAAAAGGGATTCACTATTTGTTGAAAGCTTGGAAAAATTTAAGGAGGTTGGATGCAGAGCTCTGTTTAATTGGTGTTAATGAATTTCCATCTGGATGGCTCAATAAATATCAAGATATGTTTAGATATATTCCTCCGGTTCCTCACTATACTCTCAATCAGTATTATAGCAGTGCTAGCGTCTTTATTTTTCCTTCTTTAGTTGAAGGATTTGGTTTAGTGATTCTAGAAGCTATGGCTTGTGGTATTCCCGTAATTACCACCCCGAATACAGCCGGTCCAGATATCATTACTGATGGAGTTGAAGGATTTATTATTCCTATTCGTGATAGTGACGCGTTGCAAGAAAAAATTGAATGGTGTATTGATAATCCTGTATCATTAAAAGCCATGGGAAAAGCTGCTCGTATAAAAGCTGAAAATTCAACGTGGAGTCAATATCGAAAAACACTCCAAAGTCAAGTGAGTGTTGTGTTGTCATAA
- a CDS encoding class I SAM-dependent methyltransferase: protein MCDQSCIEFANKILKSEDVRGKSVIEVGAYDINGSLRSMVEALEPLSYKGVDIAMGPGVDEVSNAEDLVKHYGAEQFDLLICTEVVEHVQDWRTVISNLKNVLKPHGILLLTTRSKGFPYHSAPADYWRYQISDMEIIFSDFSIEVLEKDPDQPGVFIKARKPENFQEKDLTDHLLYSIVKHKKLITINDEEVNQIDRYWNEIELAVRRKLSILLPESTKRFVKKKILRIL, encoded by the coding sequence ATGTGTGATCAATCTTGTATCGAATTCGCGAATAAAATTTTAAAGTCTGAAGATGTTCGAGGAAAATCAGTAATTGAAGTGGGTGCGTATGACATTAATGGTTCTTTAAGGTCTATGGTTGAAGCTTTAGAACCGTTGAGCTATAAAGGTGTGGATATTGCTATGGGGCCGGGAGTTGACGAGGTATCTAATGCTGAGGATTTGGTGAAGCATTACGGTGCTGAACAATTCGATCTATTGATTTGTACAGAAGTGGTTGAGCACGTACAAGACTGGCGTACGGTGATTAGCAATCTGAAAAATGTTTTGAAACCACATGGGATTTTGCTACTGACCACAAGATCAAAAGGCTTTCCTTACCATAGTGCTCCAGCGGATTACTGGCGCTATCAAATTTCAGATATGGAGATAATATTTTCTGATTTTTCTATAGAAGTTTTGGAGAAAGATCCAGATCAGCCTGGTGTTTTTATCAAGGCAAGAAAGCCAGAGAACTTCCAAGAAAAAGACTTAACAGATCACCTTCTATACTCCATTGTTAAGCATAAAAAACTGATAACTATCAATGATGAGGAAGTAAATCAGATTGATCGATATTGGAACGAGATAGAACTAGCCGTTAGGCGGAAATTGTCAATCTTATTACCTGAATCGACAAAAAGATTTGTTAAAAAGAAGATATTAAGAATTTTATAG
- a CDS encoding glycosyltransferase yields MGSENTVFYCSGVLPKRVRTIVFAAQLLGYGIWQNPGLAIATHCNFAIVAYWLKRFFGIPYWIIAHGIEVWNIDRPSLKTALQHADRILAVSHYTRDRLIQDQNLNPTTLKVLPNTFDQETFHITPKPSYLLERYNLQPNQPIILTVARLDPNEQYKGYDRILQALPTVLSHCPDAHYLLVGKGGDRARVEQVIHSLDLIHHVTLTGFIPDEELCDHYNLCDVFAMPSKGEGFGIVYLEALACGKPTLGGNQDGAIDALCHGELGALVNPDNIEEIARNLTQILQKTYPNPLMYQPEVLRQKVIEIYGFERFKQTLNQHLSEFWQQTGNTPNRS; encoded by the coding sequence ATGGGTTCAGAGAATACTGTATTTTACTGTTCTGGGGTTTTACCAAAGAGGGTTCGCACTATAGTATTTGCTGCTCAATTACTAGGATATGGAATATGGCAAAATCCTGGATTGGCGATCGCCACCCATTGTAATTTTGCCATAGTTGCTTACTGGTTGAAAAGGTTCTTCGGGATTCCCTACTGGATTATTGCCCATGGTATAGAAGTTTGGAATATCGATCGCCCCAGCCTAAAAACCGCCCTCCAACACGCCGATCGCATTCTTGCCGTTAGTCACTATACCCGCGATCGCCTCATTCAAGACCAAAACCTTAACCCCACAACCCTTAAAGTTCTACCCAACACCTTCGACCAAGAGACGTTCCATATTACCCCAAAACCCTCCTACCTTCTAGAACGCTATAACCTCCAGCCTAATCAACCCATCATTCTCACCGTCGCTCGTCTCGATCCCAACGAACAATACAAAGGCTACGATCGCATCTTGCAGGCACTCCCCACCGTATTATCACACTGTCCCGATGCTCATTACCTCCTCGTAGGCAAAGGCGGCGATCGCGCCAGAGTCGAGCAAGTCATTCACTCTCTCGATCTGATCCATCACGTCACTCTCACTGGCTTTATTCCTGACGAAGAACTCTGCGACCACTATAATCTATGTGATGTCTTTGCCATGCCTAGTAAAGGAGAAGGATTTGGTATCGTGTATCTAGAAGCCCTAGCCTGTGGAAAACCCACCTTGGGTGGAAATCAAGATGGGGCAATTGATGCCCTGTGTCATGGCGAACTGGGAGCCTTAGTTAACCCGGATAATATAGAAGAAATTGCCCGAAACCTAACTCAAATCCTCCAGAAAACCTATCCTAATCCTCTCATGTACCAACCCGAGGTATTACGGCAAAAAGTTATAGAAATTTACGGGTTTGAACGCTTCAAACAAACACTCAACCAGCATCTATCGGAATTTTGGCAGCAAACAGGAAACACACCCAACAGAAGTTGA
- a CDS encoding class I SAM-dependent methyltransferase: MDSATFHRNNMNLNKNQSQEGICLHIGCGIKVVERWKNIDSSPSLRLSKFPFVGSSICRLIGAPNWPEIAQCGDVLKGINIPNSSCDLIYAAHVFEHLSYIDFSQALDNVYNYLKPGGIVRIIVPDLEKYIQTYIKNRSDNQREHQAAFEFMYHSFIGHQGSRSHIYQRIKEIFSNYRHQWMWDIPSLKTAFANQGFTQIRQCQYGDWLDSRFALVEVEEVHVGSICIEAIKPTGTIKNDSCATLK, encoded by the coding sequence ATGGATAGTGCCACCTTTCACAGAAATAATATGAATCTCAATAAAAATCAATCTCAGGAAGGAATTTGTTTACACATAGGTTGTGGAATCAAAGTTGTAGAAAGATGGAAAAATATAGATAGTTCTCCTAGTTTACGGTTGTCTAAATTCCCCTTTGTTGGCTCTAGTATTTGTCGTTTAATAGGCGCTCCAAATTGGCCAGAAATCGCCCAGTGTGGAGATGTTTTAAAAGGGATAAATATTCCTAACAGTAGCTGTGATTTGATTTATGCTGCTCATGTTTTTGAACACTTGAGTTATATCGACTTTTCTCAAGCATTAGATAATGTTTATAACTATTTAAAGCCTGGAGGAATTGTCCGTATTATAGTGCCAGATCTAGAAAAATATATACAAACTTACATAAAAAATCGCTCGGATAATCAACGAGAACATCAAGCAGCTTTTGAATTTATGTACCATTCCTTTATAGGACATCAGGGAAGCCGTAGTCATATTTATCAGCGAATCAAGGAAATATTCTCCAATTACAGACATCAATGGATGTGGGATATTCCCTCATTAAAAACAGCATTTGCTAATCAAGGTTTTACTCAAATTCGTCAATGCCAGTATGGAGATTGGTTAGATTCAAGATTTGCATTAGTTGAAGTAGAAGAAGTTCATGTGGGTTCAATCTGTATTGAAGCAATTAAACCAACTGGAACTATCAAGAATGATAGTTGTGCTACACTCAAGTAG
- the asnB gene encoding asparagine synthase (glutamine-hydrolyzing), with the protein MCGIAGCIGYPERDRLETAIASAMRSIIAKMQNALKHRGPDDQGLYISGDRQAGLAHTRLSILDLSPAGHQPMSTDHGRYWITFNGEIYNFRQLRETLIAQGEIFHSQTDTEVILKLYQKHGSNCVNHLRGMFAFAIWDDQEKTAFLARDPLGIKPLYYWQSGSTLLFASELRTLIASGLPPKILNPKGLYTYLISGSVSEPDTLIQDINALPAGHWLQWKAGQTTQQQYWQIQFNPQPIPPTEAKEQVRQALIDSIKYHFVSDVPVGVFLSGGIDSTSLVALARQTQLGQLRTYSIAFEENQWNEGPIAQRIAETFETDHTEYILTSKVARQLMNQFIGAIDQPSIDGFNTYCVSKIAREHGTKVALSGLGGDELFGGYSSFQQVPKMVAWGKRLQFLQPLNLGRLLSQWTKNPKLQRISDFLQHPPNSFNAYLSYRGIFTHPETLQILNHFCPQQDTSTLRPTLEIPPCPSPEDEVSFLEINRYMRNQLLRDSDVMSMAWGLEVRVPFLDRVILDTIDTIPHSLRLSQGKQLLIQAVPELPDWVINKPKQGFLFPFDRWLNDPEWNELFQLNSIPQLSLTPWYRRWSLVILQKWLCNLGISLP; encoded by the coding sequence ATGTGTGGAATTGCCGGTTGTATCGGTTATCCAGAACGTGATCGCCTAGAAACAGCGATCGCGTCAGCGATGCGGAGCATTATCGCCAAAATGCAGAATGCCCTCAAACATCGAGGTCCCGATGACCAGGGACTCTACATTTCTGGCGATCGCCAAGCCGGTTTAGCCCATACTCGTCTCTCCATTCTTGACCTTAGTCCTGCCGGCCATCAACCCATGTCTACCGATCATGGGCGCTACTGGATCACCTTCAACGGCGAAATCTACAACTTTCGTCAACTCCGAGAAACCCTGATCGCCCAAGGCGAAATCTTCCACTCCCAAACCGATACCGAAGTTATCCTCAAACTCTACCAAAAACACGGCTCCAACTGCGTCAACCACCTTCGAGGCATGTTCGCCTTCGCCATCTGGGACGACCAAGAAAAAACCGCCTTTCTCGCCCGCGATCCCCTCGGCATCAAACCCCTATACTACTGGCAATCCGGGTCAACCCTCCTCTTTGCCTCCGAACTGCGAACGCTCATCGCCTCCGGTTTACCCCCGAAAATCCTCAACCCCAAAGGACTGTATACCTATCTCATCAGTGGCTCCGTTTCTGAACCCGATACCCTAATTCAAGATATTAATGCTCTTCCTGCCGGTCATTGGCTGCAATGGAAAGCAGGGCAAACAACGCAACAACAATACTGGCAAATCCAGTTCAATCCCCAACCCATTCCCCCCACAGAAGCCAAAGAACAAGTTCGCCAAGCCCTGATTGACTCCATCAAATATCACTTTGTCAGCGACGTTCCCGTAGGTGTATTTCTCAGTGGGGGCATAGACTCCACCTCCCTCGTCGCCCTCGCTCGTCAAACCCAACTCGGTCAACTGCGAACCTACTCCATCGCCTTTGAAGAAAATCAATGGAACGAAGGCCCCATTGCTCAACGGATCGCCGAGACTTTTGAAACCGACCATACCGAGTATATCCTCACTTCAAAAGTCGCTCGGCAACTGATGAATCAGTTTATTGGGGCGATCGATCAACCCAGCATCGACGGTTTCAACACCTATTGCGTCTCCAAGATCGCCAGAGAACACGGTACAAAAGTCGCCCTATCCGGACTCGGTGGTGACGAACTCTTTGGCGGTTACAGCTCCTTTCAACAAGTCCCCAAAATGGTAGCTTGGGGAAAACGCCTCCAGTTCCTCCAACCCCTCAACCTTGGAAGACTCCTCAGTCAATGGACAAAAAATCCTAAACTGCAACGAATTAGCGACTTTCTCCAACATCCCCCCAACAGCTTCAACGCCTATCTCAGCTATCGCGGCATCTTTACCCATCCAGAAACCTTACAAATTCTCAATCACTTCTGCCCTCAGCAAGACACCTCTACTCTCAGACCCACTTTAGAAATTCCCCCTTGTCCCTCCCCAGAAGATGAAGTCAGCTTCTTAGAAATCAACCGCTATATGAGAAACCAACTTCTCCGCGATAGCGATGTCATGAGCATGGCATGGGGGTTAGAAGTTCGCGTTCCCTTCCTCGATCGCGTTATTCTAGACACCATTGACACCATTCCCCATTCCCTTAGACTCTCTCAAGGCAAACAACTCCTGATTCAAGCTGTCCCCGAACTGCCAGATTGGGTCATTAACAAACCCAAACAAGGATTTCTCTTTCCCTTCGATCGCTGGCTCAACGATCCAGAATGGAATGAACTCTTTCAGCTTAACTCCATTCCTCAACTCTCCCTTACTCCCTGGTATCGTCGCTGGAGTCTCGTTATTCTCCAGAAATGGTTATGCAATCTTGGTATTTCCCTCCCGTGA
- a CDS encoding glycosyltransferase has protein sequence MQSWYFPPVNNQSLNILHVIPSVSPLRGGPSYAVINMVKALRKQGINAEIATTDDNGATGQPLDVPLGKRTDYQGVPIYFFPAGSSSGASLTQDRGFLFSWPLTQWLWKHIQDYDLIHTHYLFSYASTCAAVIAKYHKTPYIRRTIGQLSPWALAQSRGKKQLYSLLIERHNLNQAAAIHCTSDGEALDVRNYGITAPTVTISLGVEIPEIQPDAKAELRKKYDIPLDAPIILFLSRLHYKKRPDLLIEALHQVKSKHPNIYLLLAGSGDPEYIQELNQLLHQLDLQKCTRFTGFVTGKDKDLVLQGSDIFVLPSFSENFGIAVVEALAAGLPAIVTPEVQIAPEIEQANAGLVVEGNRESVASAITQLLDSDNQQLDQKGQTLVKHCYSWPAIAEKLADIYLRLIQKNIRLSN, from the coding sequence ATGCAATCTTGGTATTTCCCTCCCGTGAACAATCAATCTCTAAACATTCTCCATGTCATTCCCAGCGTCTCCCCTCTACGGGGCGGCCCCAGTTATGCTGTCATCAACATGGTTAAAGCCTTACGGAAACAGGGAATCAACGCCGAAATTGCCACCACCGATGATAACGGAGCAACAGGACAACCCCTAGATGTTCCTTTAGGAAAACGAACAGACTATCAAGGCGTTCCCATTTACTTTTTTCCTGCCGGAAGTTCGTCAGGTGCCAGCTTAACTCAAGATAGAGGCTTTCTCTTTTCTTGGCCCCTCACCCAATGGTTATGGAAGCATATCCAAGATTATGATTTGATTCATACCCATTATCTGTTTTCTTACGCTTCCACTTGTGCCGCTGTTATTGCCAAATACCACAAAACTCCCTATATTCGGCGCACGATTGGTCAACTCTCCCCTTGGGCTTTAGCTCAAAGTCGTGGCAAAAAACAACTCTATAGCCTTCTTATCGAACGGCACAACCTCAATCAAGCTGCCGCCATTCACTGTACCTCCGACGGAGAAGCCTTAGATGTTCGCAATTATGGCATTACCGCCCCTACCGTAACTATTTCCCTAGGAGTTGAAATCCCAGAAATCCAACCTGATGCTAAAGCTGAACTACGGAAAAAATATGATATTCCTTTAGACGCGCCGATTATTTTATTTCTCTCTCGCCTGCATTATAAAAAACGCCCGGATCTTTTAATCGAAGCCCTTCACCAAGTTAAATCTAAACATCCTAACATTTACCTTTTGCTTGCTGGTTCTGGAGATCCTGAATATATCCAAGAATTAAATCAATTACTCCATCAATTAGACTTACAAAAATGCACCCGGTTTACTGGTTTTGTTACGGGCAAAGATAAAGATTTAGTCCTTCAAGGCTCTGATATTTTTGTCCTTCCTTCCTTTTCGGAAAATTTCGGTATTGCCGTAGTCGAAGCCTTGGCTGCTGGTTTGCCCGCGATCGTTACCCCAGAAGTACAAATTGCTCCAGAGATTGAGCAAGCAAATGCTGGGTTAGTTGTCGAAGGCAATAGAGAATCTGTCGCGAGTGCAATTACTCAGTTACTGGACTCAGATAACCAGCAACTCGATCAGAAGGGTCAGACTTTAGTGAAACACTGCTATTCTTGGCCAGCCATTGCAGAAAAACTAGCTGACATTTATCTTCGTCTAATTCAGAAAAATATTAGATTATCCAATTAA